Proteins encoded by one window of Primulina huaijiensis isolate GDHJ02 chromosome 1, ASM1229523v2, whole genome shotgun sequence:
- the LOC140981074 gene encoding porphobilinogen deaminase, chloroplastic-like isoform X2 — protein sequence MEIAISTGNLAPFGFCTRPLSSNFTGSSVSALGFVLPGGKRPAFTPRVRFCITKASVAVEDMVETRTALIRIGTRGSPLALAQAYETREKLIKSHPELAEEGAIQIVIIKTTGDKILSQPLADIGGKGLFTKEIDEALLNCDIDIAVHSMKDVPTYLPDKTILPCNLPREDVRDAFICLTAASLAELPAGSVVGTASLRRKSQLLNRCPSLKVLENFRGNVQTRLKKLNEGVVQATLLALAGLKRLNMTENVTSIMSIDDMLPAVAQGAIGIACRSQDEKMMKYLASLNHEDTRLAISCERAFLEKLEGWKLYFQSIGGIT from the exons ATGGAGATCGCCATATCCACTGGAAATCTTGCTCCTTTTGGCTTCTGTACAAGGCCGCTTTCCAGTAATTTTACTGGCAGTTCAGTTTCTGCTCTCGGGTTCGTTTTACCTGGAGGTAAACGTCCGGCTTTCACCCCACGCGTCAGATTTTGTATCACTAAGGCTTCTGTTGCTGTTGAAGATATGGTCGAAACTAGGACTGCTTTGATCAGAATTGGTACAAGGGGGAG CCCACTGGCTCTTGCCCAAGCTTATGAGACGAGGGAGAAACTTATTAAATCACATCCGGAATTAGCTGAGGAGGGAGCGATTCAAATTGTGATTATTAAAACCACAGGTGACAAAATTTTGAGTCAGCCACTGGCAGATATTGGTGGAAAGGGCCTATTCACTAAAGAAATAGATGAGGCACTTCTCAACTGTGATATTGATATTGCTGTACACTCAATGAAAGACGTACCTACATACCTTCCGGATAAGACAATATTACCTTGCAACCTTCCACGGGAGGATGTTCGGGATGCTTTTATTTGCTTGACTGCAGCTTCTCTGGCCGAGCTTCCTGCAGGGAGTGTTGTGGGCACTGCGTCATTGCGAAGGAAATCACAACTTCTCAACAGATGTCCATCACTCAAG GTGCTGGAGAATTTCCGAGGCAATGTACAGACGcggttaaaaaaattgaatgaggGTGTAGTCCAAGCAACATTACTGGCATTAGCGGGACTCAAACGTCTAAACATGACAGAAAATGTTACTTCCATCATGTCCATAGATGACATGCTTCCTGCTGTAGCTCAAGGGGCTATCGGAATTGCTTGTAGAAGTCAGGACGAAAAGATG ATGAAATATTTGGCATCCTTGAATCACGAAGATACCAGACTGGCAATCTCATGTGAGAGggcttttcttgaaaaattagaGGGAT GGAAACTGTATTTTCAAAGCATTGGTGGCATCACCTGA
- the LOC140981074 gene encoding porphobilinogen deaminase, chloroplastic-like isoform X1, whose translation MEIAISTGNLAPFGFCTRPLSSNFTGSSVSALGFVLPGGKRPAFTPRVRFCITKASVAVEDMVETRTALIRIGTRGSPLALAQAYETREKLIKSHPELAEEGAIQIVIIKTTGDKILSQPLADIGGKGLFTKEIDEALLNCDIDIAVHSMKDVPTYLPDKTILPCNLPREDVRDAFICLTAASLAELPAGSVVGTASLRRKSQLLNRCPSLKVLENFRGNVQTRLKKLNEGVVQATLLALAGLKRLNMTENVTSIMSIDDMLPAVAQGAIGIACRSQDEKMMKYLASLNHEDTRLAISCERAFLEKLEGSCRTPIAGYACRDEDGNCIFKALVASPDGTRVLETSRKGPYAFDDMIKMGVDAGEELLSRTGPAFFDQ comes from the exons ATGGAGATCGCCATATCCACTGGAAATCTTGCTCCTTTTGGCTTCTGTACAAGGCCGCTTTCCAGTAATTTTACTGGCAGTTCAGTTTCTGCTCTCGGGTTCGTTTTACCTGGAGGTAAACGTCCGGCTTTCACCCCACGCGTCAGATTTTGTATCACTAAGGCTTCTGTTGCTGTTGAAGATATGGTCGAAACTAGGACTGCTTTGATCAGAATTGGTACAAGGGGGAG CCCACTGGCTCTTGCCCAAGCTTATGAGACGAGGGAGAAACTTATTAAATCACATCCGGAATTAGCTGAGGAGGGAGCGATTCAAATTGTGATTATTAAAACCACAGGTGACAAAATTTTGAGTCAGCCACTGGCAGATATTGGTGGAAAGGGCCTATTCACTAAAGAAATAGATGAGGCACTTCTCAACTGTGATATTGATATTGCTGTACACTCAATGAAAGACGTACCTACATACCTTCCGGATAAGACAATATTACCTTGCAACCTTCCACGGGAGGATGTTCGGGATGCTTTTATTTGCTTGACTGCAGCTTCTCTGGCCGAGCTTCCTGCAGGGAGTGTTGTGGGCACTGCGTCATTGCGAAGGAAATCACAACTTCTCAACAGATGTCCATCACTCAAG GTGCTGGAGAATTTCCGAGGCAATGTACAGACGcggttaaaaaaattgaatgaggGTGTAGTCCAAGCAACATTACTGGCATTAGCGGGACTCAAACGTCTAAACATGACAGAAAATGTTACTTCCATCATGTCCATAGATGACATGCTTCCTGCTGTAGCTCAAGGGGCTATCGGAATTGCTTGTAGAAGTCAGGACGAAAAGATG ATGAAATATTTGGCATCCTTGAATCACGAAGATACCAGACTGGCAATCTCATGTGAGAGggcttttcttgaaaaattagaGGGATCTTGCCGAACTCCAATTGCTGGATACGCCTGTAGAGATGAGGATGGAAACTGTATTTTCAAAGCATTGGTGGCATCACCTGATGGAACTCGAG TTCTTGAAACCTCCCGAAAAGGGCCGTATGCTTTTGACGACATGATAAAGATGGGCGTCGACGCCGGCGAGGAACTTCTGTCACGAACCGGTCCAGCTTTCTTCGATCAATAG